A region from the Pelobates fuscus isolate aPelFus1 chromosome 3, aPelFus1.pri, whole genome shotgun sequence genome encodes:
- the TRMU gene encoding mitochondrial tRNA-specific 2-thiouridylase 1 isoform X2, producing the protein MTYLGADGIATGHYARTSQDDEEAFQQKYIPNPPSLFRNRFEVRNDVRLLQAADRIKDQTFFLSQISQYALRKTIFPIGGLTKDFVKKMAAEAGFHHVLQRKESMGICFIGERNFEKFILEYLEPQPGNFVSIEDGRIMGRHQGWFLYTLGQRARIGGQRDAWFVVDKDVSTATVYVAPCTNHPALFRDLLRTDRVHWFSEDPPPELIENKMMDCYFRFQHQMALVPCVLTLNLDGTVWVTLAKPLRALTPGQFAVFYKDEECLGSGKIMRLGPSQYTLQQGREKLKSAARVTTEPVKEKDPVS; encoded by the exons GAGCTGATGGTATTGCCACTGGTCATTATGCAAGAACATCCCAAGATGACGAAGAGGCATTTCAGCAGAAATATATTCCGAACCCTCCCAGTCTGTTTAGGAACAGATTTGAAGTTCGGAATG ATGTACGGCTCCTACAAGCAGCTGACCGGATAAAAGACCAGACTTTCTTTCTGAGTCAGATCTCACAATATGCGTTAAGGAAAACCATCTTTCCCATCGGAGGGCTAACAAAGGACTTTGTAAAAAAGATGGCTGCTGAAGCTGGGTTTCACCATGTTTTACAGAGAAAAGAG aGCATGGGGATTTGCTTTATCGGAGAACGGAATTTTGAAAAATTCATTCTCGAG tACTTAGAACCTCAACCTGGAAACTTTGTATCAATAGAGGATGGAAGAATCATGGGAAGGCACCAGG GCTGGTTTCTGTATACGTTGGGCCAAAGGGCGAGAATAGGAGGCCAGCGAGATGCTTGGTTTGTTGTGGATAAGGACGTGTCCACAGCGACTGTTTATGTG GCCCCATGTACCAATCACCCCGCTCTGTTCAGAGACTTGCTGCGGACCGATCGCGTACACTGGTTCTCAGAAGACCCTCCTCCAGAGCTAATAGAGAATAAGATGATGGATTGCTATTTTAGATTCCAACACCAGATGGCGCTAG TGCCATGTGTTCTAACACTAAACCTAGATGGCACAGTATGGGTGACGCTGGCGAAGCCATTGCGTGCCCTGACACCCGGGCAG TTTGCAGTGTTCTACAAAGACGAAGAATGTCTTGGAAGTGGCAAAATCATGAGACTGGGTCCATCACAGTACACCTTGCAGCAAGGCCGGGAAAAGCTGAAATCTGCAGCAAGAGTGACGACAGAGCCTGTTAAAGAGAAGGATCCGGTGTCCTAA